A segment of the Toxotes jaculatrix isolate fToxJac2 chromosome 2, fToxJac2.pri, whole genome shotgun sequence genome:
AAGTAAAAGCACCAGTGGaacaatgtaaaaacacaaaaacctatTTGAGTATAAGTGCAttagtattatcagcaaaatgtacttgaagtatcaaaagcaaaagtacttattctgcagaaaaatggcCCCTGTGACCGATATAAAAATTTCTTTTTACAACAGGTAATGTTGGTGACGCAGGCGATAAGGGATCCATTGGCAAAGCCATTGATGGGCCCTCTGGAGACCAAGGATACCAAGGTATGTGGCCTCTTAGAGCACAATCTGAGCTAAAACATAGTTCCCTTCTAATTAAGAAGTTACTATACTGTGCATATGGACCTGCAGATATTTTGACCTGTCAAACATAAGACAAAACCATTAACAGAAATAATGGCTACATTCCATTTAGGTGTGCCAGCTCCAGGGGAGGGAGACACTTGAATCGTTTACTGGCACAACGATGAAATGAACCATCattgttattttattaataacacctgtgacaatgtgaaaatgtcctgTGTGAGAAACGTCTATTATGGTTACCATTAACATCAAACCAGCTTGACAGATTTTCTGATTGTCCTTCAGTGGAGTTCAGTACTTTATGCTAAATCCTTTAGATCCATTGTGcaactaaaattaaaatacttgCCCACAGGTCTTCCAGGAGTACCTGGAATTGTCAAAGATGGGCGTGATGGATCTCCCGGAGATCCAGGTGAGCCTGGAGAGCCAGGAAGGGTGGGTAGGACTGGGCACCAAGGACCTCCTGGAATCTGTGATACATCAGCCTGCCAGGGAGCATCAGTCGCTGGGAAATCCTCCAACCCCAAAAACCATTAAACATTTCCTGCAACCTGACGCCATCCACCCCAAGGAGGAAGGGTGAAAATGAGGGAAGGAAGCAATGAAAGAAGAGAGTGATCACAAAAATGTCCTCTTTATTTAAATAGATGTATCACAAGATGGGAAGATATTGTGGTGTGATATTGTGAGAGGAATAGAGGAACATCCAAGGAGTAACATGAATACCAGAGCAACtgagagacaaaaacatcaagatGACACCCAGAAATAAAGTGGGCAGAGGCACAGAAGAGTGCAAGAGAACAACTGCATTGCTCCAAATACTATCACATAACAAGACTTGACTTACAAACAACTGGAAAATGAATGATGAGTCCTTTGTGTATAAAAAACTTTGTACATGTTGTTTTCATGCCCCCACTACTTTGGTTAACACCCTTCTGGCAGGCtctaaaaacaacagtgactgtCTCTGAAGTGAATGTGCATGTATCACGGCCCATTAGTGTAAATCACAGGCGTTACCTCAACAAACTTATAGTGTAAAATATGGAAATAGGTGCTAGAGGCAAAAAGCCTCTGTCGAGGAGCTGTTTATGTAtgtaaaaggaataaaaaacaaataccCAGGTGCCCAGACATTGTGTAGATTAATGCAAAAAATTTTAAACTTTTGATAGTCTTTTTCTacagcttgttttttgttttttgtttttttttaatgacatgtGAAGCTGATTCTCCAAAGCTgagaatcaaaaacaaaataaaacttgtgGATGCATAAATCAGACATTGTAAAATAAGTTGAAGAATCTTAggggcaaaataaaaaaaaatctttttttttcaatctgcaATGACCACATCCACTATGTACCACCAGTGCTGTAACTATTAAATATACATGACTTTAAATACTATTTATTATTTGTGGGTGACTGTTGTATGTACAGTAAGATGCTACAGCGACATGTTGTAAGAAAGAACAAATAAAGCCACTTTTCAGTAAAACATCACTCTTTTCTACATATCAAATGAACAGTCTTTACTACAGAGCAATATGCTTAACACCAGGAAAGTTAAGTAACCTCATTAATTCACAACTTATTTCCATGAAAAATACTTAAAAGTCTGTGGACACTAAAACTGTCCAACATACTGCTGAACAAAGTTTAAATATGGTAAACTActcaaaaaaatcaattaaactATGCAGATATTtatcaaatgaataaattaataaaattagaTAAATCTATGACAGCTGAAGAGATGAAATCTACTCACTGGATCACTATCTTATCTGTTTCTCCAAAGGGATACAGTGCCATCTGTTGATGGCTCTTATGAAAAGCGCCCCTTTTTGAAACAAATGGCTCTGAACGGGGCAAAAAATATCAGTGGTAGAATAAATGGCATGACAATTCAAATATCTGCCTGATAAAGTGTGATCTCAAACAACCACGTTTGAGCATCACATGCTCTGGGACTTAAAACCTTACACTTTCTAATTCATTGCACAGTGTAGTCAGAAGCTCAGCTCCTCTCAATACGAGACTTGttgtcatttaaaatgtaacaaCACATAGCCAGAGCTCATGAGACATCCTCAGTTAATTTAATGGTTATATGCACTCATATATCTGGCTGATTTATTAGATAAAATAGTGAGGATGGGgtgaggatgggaggggggggACTGTCATTGTTCTACCGCAAGAGGAATGGTCAGTGTCTCATCCATCTCCCGGTGGACTGGGTCCTGGCTTGAAGAAAGGCTAGATTTAAGAAGGAGCCCTTTTTCATCAGCAAATGCTTTCTGAAATTCCTGTGAAGGAGGAGAATATTAGATTATTGTGGTTTATGACAAAATTGTACCagtactgttttattttattttattttacgtTTGATCCTGGCTAGTCTGCCTCCTCCCCTTTACTccagctggtggtggtgttgcaCTCTGTCAGCATAATGTGTTTGGATATATGAGGGCTTGTTTTAATTAGCTGCTATGTATTTTTCAGTATGTAAATCAATTTTCACAAACTAAATTAACTGCAACACTAGGGAATCCATCACAGCAAAATAATAAagcttatttgattttaaactgCAAAACTAAAAGGAATTTGATTTGAACTCTCTGAAtaacaaaagtcataaaaagtctcCTGCAGTACAATAACTCAACAAGAGGAAATGCAATAAAGCTCTCATCTCCCAGCCCCTGGTATGAGCctcaaataatttatttgcagGATGatcaagtcaaaatgtttttcatcagtCAGTGTTTTAACTCCAAGACGAAACCACACAAACGTACCTCTTTGAAGGTGTCTCCGTACATTTTATTGATGTACCTGAGGAAGGCAGTGGTCCACTGCAGGGTGGTGactttgtctgtgtctgagtcacAGAATGGCACCAGCACGTTAAGCTCGTCACAGCATGAACGAATCCTCTTCCTGCACAGCAGCAATACAGATGTTTTTAATTAGTGTTTCTCCAACTTTACAGACCTGTGACCTTGGTCTTACTTAGATCCTAAAGTCTCATGTCCCTACAGCTTAAGACATAATGGTATCGATCtatggctgcaactaacaattactttcattataaattaatctgacaattattttctcagttgatctattaattgtttggtctatagAACATCATAAAACAGTAACATCACAGTACCCCAGAGCCATGTATCCCGAGAGCTTGTTTTGTAGAGCCAAGAGTCTAAAAATTATTCGATTAACTATAATGTAACCAAGAAAAGTAggaaattctcacatttgagaacctggattgagcaaatgtttggcatttttgtttgaaaaacctGTGAGGAATAGTGAAAAAGTATTTCTGACAgctgtggacctgaaagaagagcCTCCAGTTGTGATTAAAAAGTAAGGTCATATTTATACATTATTTCATCAGGCCATGTCACAAATTGTGGAGGctgcaaagacatttttaacTGTTAGTAATGGCTGCTCACCTGCGTTCCCTCTCCTTGCTGTTGTGTCTCTCCTTGCGCTGGCTCAGTGACATACAAGGCCGAGCTCTTTTCCTGGTGCTGCTCCCTGACTCTCCAGCCAAGTCTGGGGCAGCCTTAGCAGCCTTGGTGGGTCGAGAGCTGCAGGCACCACCATGCTTCCTGGAGGTAGCAGGTGTCGCCACAGCATCtatgaaaaaatttttaaaaagtgtataAGACTCAATTAGATACAAAATTCTATTTGCAGTGTAGTAtagcagacaaaaaaacaaaataactacAGTTTTTGAAATGAGTTAGGTTTAGAGTACTTATTATTACTTTCTTTGTCCAACAGATGCTTCTCTCCTGTTGTGTTGCTGCTACTGGTATAGTGAGCTTTGGAAACAACCCTTTCTGGGCAAAACTTCAATGAAAAACTCTTGGGGATGATTAAACCCTGGTGCTTGTTGGGGTCAACCATGTGAGGAATATGTCCAATCACCTGagatcaaaacagaaacaagtgaTTAAACAATGAATTCTACAGATATAATAAAAATGCatctttattattatataatttttCACCCCACCTGACCACACATGTTGGTGACAGGGTTAAATACACCCCCTACATATGGGCTGGAAATCTCAAAAGGATTTGATCTGTCAGTTTTTATCCACTTCTGCATTTGTGGATGTACAACTGCCTCTTGAGTCTCTGCAGACTGCTGAAGTATTGtcaaaaaactgaaacacaacaacagacatTTTGCAAATCCCACAAAAATCATCAGCATTATATTTATCAATAAATAGCAATAAAGTATATTAGTGAAGCCTACTTGCTGAGAACTGCAGACTGAATATCCAGCTGTCTTGGGGTGTCGGCAGACACAGTGTTGAACCTTTTCTCCAAGCAAACTCTAGCAGCTGATCTGGGCCGCTTCTGTGAGGACGTGCTGCTGTTGGCAGGAGGTTCAGTCGGACTGACTTCACCTCTGATTCTGGCCAGCACAAAACCAGGGACCTCTCCGTAAGAAGCTGGTGTCTTCTCTCCTGGCATCA
Coding sequences within it:
- the LOC121199563 gene encoding transcription factor-like 5 protein is translated as MAAFSSACKTLHAPLSPSSREHTCDSSVGLVLSQGGWSHDQGQTLGTELGLMEMTEVEYTHLQHLIQAHVEAQAGPPDGSDARAQPATVMEDTTGSPVISPLTTTQAIDLSTSTDEHSLVMPGEKTPASYGEVPGFVLARIRGEVSPTEPPANSSTSSQKRPRSAARVCLEKRFNTVSADTPRQLDIQSAVLSNFLTILQQSAETQEAVVHPQMQKWIKTDRSNPFEISSPYVGGVFNPVTNMCGQVIGHIPHMVDPNKHQGLIIPKSFSLKFCPERVVSKAHYTSSSNTTGEKHLLDKENAVATPATSRKHGGACNLAGESGSSTRKRARPCMSLSQRKERHNSKERERRKRIRSCCDELNVLVPFCDSDTDKVTTLQWTTAFLRYINKMYGDTFKEEFQKAFADEKGLLLKSSLSSSQDPVHREMDETLTIPLAVEQ